The window TACTCACATCAACTAGAAAAGATAAATGCATGGTCTAGCTGAAAATGTGGAAAATATATTACAAAACacaattagtctttttttaaagcatagCAATAACAAGAAGTGTCCATTCCTGGTTTCCAAGCACATTCAGTCATTCAGATGCAAACTCCGTACAAACAAAAAGGCACTTAATGCTTCTGCAAAGTGATTGCTTGAGAAGATAATGCTTTAAATGACCTATTTGTTAATTTCATTCTTAGGTACAAACACTGACAAgtatatgaaaatgaaatacaaatattctctcataaaagttaacaaacaatacaaaaacagtGTATTAGTATTAATAGTGCAGACGTGATGTGTAGTCTGATGTGGAATGCCTATTCTACAATGTGACATGCATAGTGTAAGATAGCAACAATATATTGGACTGCTGCAGCCAGGTTACAGACGGTAGCTGACATTTTACAAATCAAAGCATAGAAAAGTAAAAACAGTCTGCCGTTTGCTCAGGAGAATAAGGAAGAATACATGATGCCGCCACATCTCAAAACAGGAACATACGTTCAAGTTAAAAGGCAGTTTAAGCATTAGTGTGAGGTTCAAAGAGACACCTGGAGGACTCTGCCATGTGGTGGAGACTGAAGTCTGTCCCTGGAGCGTTAAGGTAGCATACTGTGTTGCAGCACGTTAAGATAGGCTTGCTTTGGTGTACAGACTGAGATTTCAACAGCACAGTCACAAGTTCTTGGTCAGTTAGTCTGTGCCATATGCACAGAGCACATAGTCTTCTCCAGTGAAAACATACCTCAGTTTGGTGATATTACATTTTTCAGATAAACTGAAGCAGTTATGTTCCTTAACGGCTTGAGAAAACCGTCCTACTTTTAAACTAAATAGCCCataaaaaaatgctgaaaacagGCGTCAACAACATTTTTATACAAAGATGGTGTTCCCCGTTCCTCTTTTAAACAATGTCAACAATGATTGTTGCAATGTTTGCAAGGACAAAATCATTTCAAATGACTAACCTCAACTTGGACATGTAGGTTGCAGTTTGAATTTCAGAGTCCAATATGTAAAACTAGTGCTGATAACAGCTAAACAGGaagctttcttcttctttttttgcagaAGTACAGTATTTCATCAGTTTTGCTAATCCGGTCTGACCGAGCAAGTTATAGTCAAGTCAAGACTTGTGCATGGATGTCGCTTGTACTGATGGCGCCGATTAGAAGTTAGACCTTGAATGTGACATGCTAACCTTTCAGTGACAGGAATAAGAGTGAGGTGTGTTTCTTTAATTGCTCAACGAGAGCTTTTGTTaggttatgtttttttcttctttttacaaacttaaaaaaaaaggtacactgtgtagtaaAGTAGCAAAAgatagccggtgcaacacagatgtcttcttacttgatggttttattacttaaggtgcaaaacagtgactaacgtttcgatgtagagttacatcttcatcagagtcctgaTGGAccaaggactctgatgaagatgtattgcaccttaagtaataaaaccatcaagtaagaagacatctgtgttgcaccggctatcttttgttactttataccgtttttgtcccgccttggttgcaccggattgttgtggtctgcagaagcgcagagaactttctctttcttatctgtacactgtgtagtgttttaagtattttattagctaaaatcaatgtcttcattcataaatatgtcctcattggtgtaaaatgacctctgccaatgatctgacttttcctcgtaagcgaagaatttcttatctgtatttatattGGATGGGCAAGTCCAATGTAAATACGTTTGATTCTTTTATTGGTGCAAATCAAGTCATGCTCCCCAATACTGTGAATGCCATTTTGGCTTCTACAACTGGATGCTgtaaaatcctgtctgttttatCCTGTTGTTTTGCATGTTTAGACTACATTCACGCTATCCCACTTTTACAAATGAAAATCGGcaaaattgttattttaaaagcaGGACGTCCCACCTGGGCTTTCTTTCCACCATTATCCAAATACCAGCAAATATTAATTATCTCTTAAAAGCGTGTACTTACAAGAAACCTCCAAAACACGGACAATGTGCTCCCATACGGACTCCTTATGATCAGTTAACGCCAACCGCTAAATGCTTCTACCAGTACTTTTCTAAAGTGTGTTCCCCCTTTGATGAGAACAAGGCACTGGCAGTTTGAAAAAGCAGAATAGTGGGAACACGCCCTCAGATCGTCCCCTGAAAGGGTTTGTCATGCTGACTGTAAAGAGTTGTTTGTGGTAACTCttacaaaatgtttaatgtCATATGGGGATGTATTCTTCTTGATGTTCAACCCGCCAATAAGGGTAAAAAGAGGTAATGCAGGGGTTCTACTCTAATGAGGTTTAACATTTACCAGTAAACAGCTCCTGAGCGCTGCAGAAAGGTCAGAACGGTCATCATACAGTCATCAATTGGAGTGGTTGTCTGAGGATTTCTCTAAGGCTCGTTTCATGAACGATGTCCATCAGGTAGTGCTCAGagaatactattttttttttttttttaacgtaagGCTATCTAATGAATAGTTCAGTGAAACCTTGGAAACATAGCGGTTAATagatcattttgtttttcacattacTGTACTGTCTTAATATACACAACTTCAAAAGATAAATATTGTCACTCACACTTAGATCCCTTGCTTGGTCCTTTGCAAGTTCATATATTATCAGTTGAATGTCTCAAGCTTGTTTCAAGTCTTTTCTTTAAATGTTCAGGTTTGGTCTTTAAGAGGCATGATCAGTGGATTTAACTCTGCTCCAGACTCTCCGTCACTTGCACAGCAGAGTACGTAGACGCCTGACGAGTGAAGAAGGACGCGGCTCTTTTCGGCTTCAAGCGTTTGATTTCTTTTCCTGAAAGACACCAAACGGAGAACTATTGAAAAATGACTCCGATTGAAGTTACTACAGGGAGATCGTCTTGGAAGTTACTCACTCTAGAAAGATTATACTGTTAGTAGGCTTGGACTACTAAACGTAACCATTAGACTCACCATTGTCCACGTAGCTGATAGTGTTAAGTGAATGGACCCGACTGCACAGAACACTGCTTTGCCTGTGCAGCACCCCGCGCCGTCCTCCGCGTCCGTTCTTGCTGCTGCCGTCTTGCCCAGCAGGCTGCTGAGACAGACTCACCTCACCGTCCATTTCGGCAGCAGCCCCTCCCTCAGACGCAGACTTCAGCTCCACACAGAACTCAATGAAGCCGCTCATTAGCTCTGCCTGGttgacaaaaggaaaaaagaaaacaaatgattaAGTCTGAGCTTTAAACGTATGCGTGATATACAGTACAACTGTACTTTACTTTTCGATGGTCCATTAGTGAACCACAGGCACATAAAAGGGTCACATTGCCAGCCTTGGATTAGCGCCTGGTGCGATTATGTATTACTGCCTCGACCATTATGTAACTCTCTCTCAAAATCTCTTCATCGTCTGTTGGCTGAGACAGTATTTGTCAACCCAACAATCATTAAACAAGGATGACACGTGTCACGTGTCtacaaacaaatatttgaaatCTCTTAGGTTTCAACAGGAGTATTTAGAGCATCGACTGCTGTGCTCCTCTACAAACGAATGGGCAAAACAGCTGCACCCAATCCTGAAGCCCTCATAAACACTAGGTGCTGTGCGCTCCCTAGAGATGGCTGTATACCCTCTCTTCttgttgaaaacatttgaagtgtGACACACATAAAATGACTACATCTGTCACAGCAGCAATGACGCTCTTAAATTGATGTTCAAACTACAGCAGAGATGGCAGAGTTGTCAACCACGACAGGTGCGACCCAAAAAGCCAATCAACCCAACATGCTCAACAGTTCACAGTTACACATGCTGGTTGGTGACGCTGTAGGTACAGGTGTCGAATATAATCTCGTCAGAGGATTAGTGAATATAAAATCTAATTTCAAGATCTTATTTCCCTACCTGTTTTGAGTAGATCTTTAGCAACTTGTTAACAGGGGTGCCGTCTTCATCTCCATCAAACTCGAGCCACAGAATATGCGAGTCCCCCTGCTCCTCAGGGTAGCTGTGGTCCCAGGAAAGCTCATTGAATTGCAGGCCAAGCAGCACATGCTGCAAGAAAATGTGTTCAACCAGAGAAATCAGGTTAGTTTTCCtgaagagaaatgaaaaaccacccacatgcacacacacaatttcccAAACTGTCAACCAAAGACAATGCAGTGCTCACCTTCTCTTTGACATCCATCACATAAACTCCCTCCAGGCAGATCCCAACATTGACAGCTTTGCGTTTGGCCCTTTGGAGAATCCCTTGCGATGGTTTGTCAATCTCCCCAACGAAGAAGGCGCACCTGTTAATGTAGTTAATGTTAATTTAAACCTAATAAGTATGAAGTGATTTGAGGTATGTGAATTATTTGAGGTAAAACTAACATttgtggaaagaaaaaaaaagacattcttACCCATAATAAGGCAGAGTGTGACATGTGTTGAGGTACTGGTGTAGGAGCTGTGTGGGCTCGGGAGAGTTTCCAGCAGATATGCTGATCTTTCTGTATTCCTCCAAGAGGTTCTGCTCCAGCCCTGTCTGACGGCTCGACTTCCCTCTCAGAGTGGAGAACAAACCTCCACTCCCCATGGCAACATGTACAGGCAGAAACGAAGACAGCTTCTTCTCTCTGTGGAAAGCAGATGAGAGACGTTTGTATTATGCATTGAGTGCATCTTATCTGTGCAAATCCAGGCTGGAGATTATATTAAATTCACAATTCATTTATCAGCATTTACGATATAATCTCATGTTGTCCCTTCCTTCGGTTGCTCTGTCTTTATGATTAACAGGATGCTGCGACAACCAATTGCATCAGTACTTTCATGTGCTAATGTGCTGTGCCGTTATACATTTCTCCTTAAATGATCGGTTTTCTTCACTCCTTCAGGTGTTCAATGTTACAGATTCTTTTTCCTCAAATCACTCGATTTTTTCTTTGCATGCTCATCCCATTTAAATGTCCTTTGTAATATGTTTCATGATGGCACAATGAAGTTCTTTACAGTACTTTACAGTGTAGACAGATGCTGGAGTTTTGACCTCCTCTTCTCAATCACTACCACTCACGTcctgacataaaaaaaatctccttAAGTGGGTCAGCTCCTGTTCTTCAGCGTCATAAAAGACGTCAACTGATGACTACCTTGAGATCCTCTGAAAAGACCCtggtatctatctatctatctatcattcattcatatatatatcatatatatatatatatatatatatatatatatatatatatatatatatatatatatatatatatatatatatatatataatctgcaACCAGTAATTATAATACAAAGCTTTGCTGATTCCATCAGCACATATCAAGATTGTCAAGCTTACAGTTGTGTTTCTCTCCTCCACAATAGTCCAATCACATCATAGTTTGAGGTTTTAATTCAACTGTATTGTTAAAAATCATGTAATTTAGGTGTAAGAGACAAACTCAGtgtcttctctcttttcttctatTGTTGGGAAAGCTTGGAACATCTTGCAAAGTTTAATGGTCAGAGAAAAATATAGAAAGTGACTTTTAGACTTTTGGATGAAGTCCTTATGGTTGTTTTGATACAGCGCATTGTATTGTCTGTTTCGGTGCAATAATTATTACAccccaaataaaaaaagatttctttACAGAATGAAGCTGTAAAACAGTTACATGGGACACAACAGACACAAACCACAGGGATACACAAACTTAAGGCATTAATACAATATAATGAGACTTCCTCAGAAGTATCTATCCAGAAGTATGTTTATACTAACTGTAGGCAGAGTGTAAAGTGTGAGTACCTAAAATAACAACGGTGACTACTTCCCCTTactttgcatgcatgtgtatcaTACCTGCAGTGATATACAGGCCCTGTCAAGTACTTCTAATTCTCAGCTCTTTAATCACAATCACGTCTCTAAAGGCTTTACAAGGACTCCACTccaatcaaaaatgtaattttgtgcATTCTTGTACTTGGCACTTAAAAACCAACAAGTAACTAGAAAACACTGCTGTGGCACAgtatgagtgtttgtgtgtgttaacaaCATATTAAAAATCAAGGCCCactcaaacaaaaaaagcactgTTGACCTTTTCTCACAATGCCTGTGGATTTTCAAATTGCAACATATTGTCGCTGATTGTACTGAAGTACTTGAAACTGCACAATCTACCAGCTGCTCTTTAGAATATGTGGGTTGGTTTTTGGTTTGGTGCTGATCTCTTTTAGTACATTAAGCTGAAGTGGAAATAAACAGCTGGGCATACTTCTTCATTTTCTAAAGAGGCGAACTATAACCAACTGTGAACTTCACAAAATGTCCATTTAAGCAAGTGCTGGAGCCAAGGAACAGAAAGTCAAGTAGGCTCATGTGTTAAaaggaatgctgtgtgtgttgattaccttaccagaaaatgttaacatcaatgtacgtgCATATGGTTACACCTCAGTTATACAGTTAAATAAATTCCTGTTCTTCAAAATAAGTTTCAATTTCAATAATATATTTCAATGCCAACATTAGATATAATCCGTAATTTACTTCAAATAGGCTAAACTGTTAAAaggatattttgggaaatacgcctGTTAACTTTCTTAGATGAGAAGATactactctcatgtctgtcgGTTATATAGGAAGCCACAGCCAGGAGATGACtggtttagcttagcataaagactgaaagcagggggaaacagctagcctggctcggaccaaaggttaaaaaaaaaacattaagtggTATCGATCTGTCATCtaagtgaaaaatgtccaacaATGAAAATATTCCTTTCAGAGAAACTAAAGGGTCAACAACGCGATCATCTATAGAAATCAAAAAATAGAACATACCTCACAGTAGTAGTAAATTGTTGCCCGTCCAGACCAGTTCCCTCATCAAGAGCAAGAGACAAGGCTCCGAGAGCCGTCCAGTGCTCGGGGTCGCAGGGGTATCGACCAGTGAGAACTCTGTCCCTGGCCTCCTCATATAGAAGCCTCAGCACTCCCTCATCATATATCTGCTCAGGAATAACACCATGACAATTAACCAACAGTTAGCAGGACAACTAGCTCAGTTAGTCTGAGGACAACATCTTTGAGTAGAAAAGAAACTGAACTTTAGAAATCTACCAGTAAATCATTAAAGCTcactcagctttttttttttaatttttttttagtcagATGAACTAAACATTAGTcttacattgccagaccttactccacagcgctgcagagtaaggtctggctcctccacacatacactcctgtataggagaaaaaaaacaacacttctgggttgtttgcatttcttgaaacaaatcaaaatcgtcttgggcgctaagctccggacgcagtgactgtggctctgcaaaacatttgcacccccgcaaaagaaaacgccacatgaAATATTGAaggaagttaactgttcacacaacacagtaacgtgagctatttaaattagctggatacatggttaaacgtcatttgctcttaccagtgtatcaccgtgtgtattttgtccatagcaatccccgccaatcagtcccaaaacgccCCCATTTGATAGTAAATGCGGTGAATGCCGTTCTTTGtacatctttacaatcatttcccgaaagaaccaagtaggcttgccttgttgcaccatccaaattttcctcaaaacttgccattttcagcgtgtagcttgctagctcgaagtttgttgtggTTTCCCAAAACGCACAGAGTTTTGCGGATGTTCCGGCGATTATTCAGTAAATGAACTGTCGTCGATCTAGATTAACTAAACATGGACTGGACAGGGATGGATAATAATGTCTTATTAATGTAGTCATCGCTAAGATTATTAAATGTTCTTGCAGAGAATTAGGGTTAATGGTACCTGCAGCTCTTTCGCTTTAGGATAAAACACGTTCCGACGGTACTGGAGACATGGTTCATCTGAGGAAAAAGCAGAGGACAGTGATGCGTTAGGGTTCAGGCGACCATTCTGTTCGTCCGATTGTCACTGGGTGAGATTCATCAACACCGCCCAGAGTGGAGGAGTGAGGATATTGAAACAAACACTATGGTGCATGTGgaatagaggatggatacccgacgggccaggccgggttcggactgatatttaaaaataatgttcgggtcgggctctgtcacatcagcgcgataaggcattgaacattttaaattttaaaaagcttattatgtaggtgcgtgcctgtgttaacgtgcacttgttgccccgtgagcgctgatgcgctcatctgttgacatttccgaatgccttcctacagttgcttaataaaagtgggctttccacacaaacaaacgtatgtgtcattagtatgagaaaaaaaacgagattttaactgtgttgggctcgggtcgggctcggacagaaatatcttaatgcctgtcgggctcgggccgggttcggttactgctctgtctaCATGCTCCAGTCTTTATTTTTGCTTGTTCAGACACAGGTGTTTATTGCTTATCATGCCaactccctctctttccttttatttattcattccaAACAAACCTGACAGCACTTTTACCCTAAGTGAGCCTTTAAGCACCAACAATTTGTAAGTAAGATACAAATCCACAGGGAACAGCTGCAGAAAAAGAAACTGGCTGTGTCTTGCAAGAGCTCTTGCAAGAACTCCGTCAGAAACCAGGTTACGTGCATACAtaccacacaaaaaaacacgtTTCTCCAGCAAAAATCTGACTTCGCAAACAAAGTCCTCTAATCCTTACCGTACTCAGTTTCTTGTTCAGACGACTTCCAAAATAAAATTAGCTCATTGCAGAAAGCTGACAATAATGCAGTTACATAATGCATGTAAACACAGCGACATAAAGACCTCACCTTGTGAGATGTCTTCCTCCGAGGCCTCAGTGAAGCGATAGAGCAAGTCCTGCCACTGTCGACACAGTTTGTATGGTTGATGCCTTAGCTTTAACTGCAATTCTGAGGAGTAAGGAGGAGGCAAATGTAACACAGTGAGATGCGTCTGTTTTCCTGCTCCGATTCTTGTGCCGTTTGCTTTTGTAAAACTGGAGAAAGTCAAAGTAAGGTACAATCATTTAAAGAGTAAATGACCATCGGCAAAGCCACAAAGTAAACACAATTCATTTTTGACATAAAAATTGACTGACATAatttttaaactaaataatTACTTTAACAGTTACAGTTGTTAAAAGCTATaacacttaaagctttagtgcataactttttttatattaataaacgtctgttacattcaagccattgccaaatgagttgctacaaagctaattaagactatcagctccacacaactctctctgtatttctcagtatgactatgttcagaagattgtagCGTCCAGCCACTTTCgggcgcagaagctcgagtgaagataatgacctcttctgaagagtccatcatgttttttttaatactctgtgtcctccttggctactagcaactgcatgga is drawn from Sander vitreus isolate 19-12246 chromosome 13, sanVit1, whole genome shotgun sequence and contains these coding sequences:
- the frmd8 gene encoding FERM domain-containing protein 8 — its product is MEGEDCNFPPDSLDDHSQRGSVASSATLSRAQDVLIYLCGDSAVHLSVEGLGSVSVQELGRSVREALHIPESAQDAFAFWLSSPLLELQLKLRHQPYKLCRQWQDLLYRFTEASEEDISQDEPCLQYRRNVFYPKAKELQIYDEGVLRLLYEEARDRVLTGRYPCDPEHWTALGALSLALDEGTGLDGQQFTTTVREKKLSSFLPVHVAMGSGGLFSTLRGKSSRQTGLEQNLLEEYRKISISAGNSPEPTQLLHQYLNTCHTLPYYGCAFFVGEIDKPSQGILQRAKRKAVNVGICLEGVYVMDVKEKHVLLGLQFNELSWDHSYPEEQGDSHILWLEFDGDEDGTPVNKLLKIYSKQAELMSGFIEFCVELKSASEGGAAAEMDGEVSLSQQPAGQDGSSKNGRGGRRGVLHRQSSVLCSRVHSLNTISYVDNGKEIKRLKPKRAASFFTRQASTYSAVQVTESLEQS